One part of the Longimicrobium sp. genome encodes these proteins:
- a CDS encoding cytochrome c oxidase subunit 3: MTPEPRRATLDVSGLPEVVFGSKSVNWWGTLSFMTIEGATLAICAAAYLYLRRNFLTWPPPPVPLPDLLVPTVNLVLILLVIVPLAFVHRAALRRELVPVRLWLTVGAAMSLAATVLRYFELRSLNVRWDENAYGSVAWLVLGAHATLLIADLLETGVFAALSYSSKWEDKHFSDAEDAAVYQYFLSLVWVPLYFLVYFSPRWL; the protein is encoded by the coding sequence ATGACGCCCGAGCCGCGCCGCGCCACGCTCGACGTCTCCGGGCTGCCGGAGGTCGTCTTCGGCTCGAAGTCCGTGAACTGGTGGGGCACCCTCTCGTTCATGACCATCGAGGGCGCCACGCTGGCCATTTGCGCGGCCGCCTACCTCTACCTGCGCCGGAACTTCCTCACCTGGCCGCCGCCGCCGGTGCCGCTCCCGGACCTGCTGGTGCCGACCGTCAACCTGGTGCTCATCCTGCTGGTCATCGTCCCCCTGGCGTTCGTCCACCGGGCGGCGCTCCGGCGGGAGCTGGTCCCGGTGCGGCTCTGGCTCACGGTCGGGGCGGCGATGTCGCTGGCGGCCACCGTGCTCCGCTACTTCGAGCTGCGCTCGCTGAACGTGCGCTGGGACGAGAACGCCTACGGCTCGGTGGCCTGGCTGGTGCTGGGGGCCCACGCCACCCTGCTGATCGCGGACCTGCTCGAGACGGGGGTGTTCGCGGCGCTCTCCTACTCGTCGAAGTGGGAGGACAAGCACTTCTCCGACGCCGAGGACGCGGCGGTCTACCAGTACTTCCTGTCGCTGGTGTGGGTGCCGCTCTACTTCCTGGTCTACTTCTCCCCGCGATGGCTGTAG
- a CDS encoding serine hydrolase domain-containing protein, whose product MIRTPYLLRSLRPLLAAVLVAAPACSPAVRAQRAAAAAPSVRRVDAALVARLQAKLDSIHAAGHFPGATAGIALPDGTVLGLATGQSDTARDLAMRPADRMLSGSVGKTYVAAVALQLVGEGRLGLDDPIAKHLGAEPWFGRLPNARDVTVRMLMNHTSGLVRYELNERFLRDLSADPDRVWTPQERLAYLFDARAPFAAGQGWDYSDTNYIVLGAIIERITGSTLYAEVERRVLLPLGLANTVPSDSRRINGLAQGYAGPGNPFGGADAMIDAQGRFAVNPQFEWAGGGFASTAEDLARWAKALYEGRAFPRALLDKALVGVPAPMLGREARYGLGVIVRPTPLGVTWGHSGYMPGYLTEVRYWPEHGVAVAFQVNTTAEGALGRGPGQVVTELARIVVESLPAGSRGR is encoded by the coding sequence ATGATCCGGACCCCGTACCTCCTCCGCTCGCTCCGCCCGCTCCTCGCCGCCGTCCTGGTCGCCGCGCCGGCGTGCTCGCCGGCGGTGCGGGCGCAGCGGGCGGCGGCCGCGGCGCCGTCCGTCCGCCGGGTGGACGCGGCGCTGGTGGCGCGGCTGCAGGCGAAGCTCGACAGCATCCACGCGGCGGGGCATTTCCCCGGGGCCACCGCCGGGATCGCGCTGCCGGACGGGACGGTGCTCGGGCTGGCGACGGGTCAGTCCGACACGGCGCGCGACCTGGCGATGCGGCCGGCGGACCGGATGCTCTCGGGGAGCGTGGGGAAGACGTACGTGGCTGCCGTCGCCCTCCAGCTGGTGGGCGAGGGGAGGCTGGGGCTCGACGACCCGATCGCGAAGCATCTCGGCGCGGAGCCGTGGTTCGGGCGGCTGCCGAACGCGCGGGACGTGACCGTGCGGATGCTGATGAACCACACCAGCGGGCTGGTGCGCTACGAGCTGAACGAGCGCTTCCTGCGCGACCTCTCCGCCGATCCCGACCGGGTGTGGACGCCTCAGGAGCGGCTGGCGTACCTCTTCGACGCGCGGGCGCCGTTCGCGGCGGGGCAGGGGTGGGACTACTCCGACACCAACTACATCGTCCTGGGCGCCATCATCGAGCGGATCACCGGCTCCACGCTGTACGCGGAAGTGGAGCGGCGGGTGCTCCTGCCCCTCGGATTGGCGAACACGGTGCCCTCCGACAGCCGCCGGATCAACGGACTGGCTCAGGGGTATGCGGGCCCCGGCAATCCCTTCGGCGGCGCGGACGCGATGATCGACGCCCAGGGGCGCTTCGCGGTCAATCCCCAGTTCGAGTGGGCGGGCGGCGGCTTCGCCTCCACGGCCGAGGACCTGGCGCGGTGGGCGAAGGCGCTCTACGAGGGGCGGGCGTTCCCACGGGCGCTGCTCGACAAGGCGCTGGTGGGGGTCCCCGCCCCGATGCTCGGGCGCGAGGCGCGGTACGGGCTGGGCGTCATCGTCCGCCCCACCCCGCTCGGCGTCACCTGGGGGCACAGCGGCTACATGCCGGGCTACCTCACCGAGGTGCGCTACTGGCCCGAGCACGGCGTGGCCGTCGCCTTCCAGGTGAACACCACGGCGGAGGGCGCCCTGGGCCGCGGCCCGGGGCAGGTCGTCACCGAGCTGGCGCGCATCGTGGTCGAGTCGCTCCCCGCCGGGAGCCGGGGCCGGTGA
- a CDS encoding LytTR family DNA-binding domain-containing protein has product MRLRTLVVDDEPLARRRVLRLLAAEPTVQLVGECGDGREAVRAIRELRPDLVFLDVQMPEMDGFAVLRALEPGPLPMVVFVTAFDQYAIQAFEVHALDYLLKPFDPERLQAALRRAETRAHRAGRDHERRLVELLEHVAQGQQELGRRMAPPGAAAGRLLVKQGERMVLLKAEDVDWIESEGNYVGLHVGKQKYLVRGTMASMEEQLDPRRFLRIHRSTIVNLDRVKEVRPWFAGDCIVVLNDATELRLSRRYRDRLEGMVGGTAS; this is encoded by the coding sequence GTGAGGCTGCGCACGCTGGTGGTCGACGACGAGCCGCTGGCGCGCCGGCGCGTGCTGCGGCTCCTGGCCGCCGAGCCCACGGTGCAGCTGGTGGGCGAGTGCGGCGACGGCCGGGAGGCGGTGCGGGCGATCCGGGAGCTCCGCCCCGACCTGGTGTTCCTGGACGTGCAGATGCCCGAGATGGACGGCTTCGCGGTGCTGCGCGCGCTGGAGCCGGGCCCGCTGCCGATGGTGGTGTTCGTCACCGCCTTCGACCAGTACGCCATCCAGGCCTTCGAGGTGCACGCGCTCGACTACCTGCTGAAGCCCTTCGACCCCGAGCGCCTGCAGGCCGCGCTGCGCCGCGCCGAGACGCGCGCCCACCGCGCCGGGCGCGACCACGAGCGCCGGCTGGTGGAGCTGCTGGAGCACGTGGCCCAGGGGCAGCAGGAGCTCGGCCGCCGCATGGCGCCGCCGGGCGCGGCCGCGGGGCGGCTGCTGGTGAAGCAGGGCGAGCGGATGGTGCTGCTGAAGGCCGAGGACGTGGACTGGATCGAGAGCGAGGGGAACTACGTGGGGCTGCACGTGGGGAAGCAGAAGTACCTGGTGCGCGGGACGATGGCGTCGATGGAGGAGCAGCTCGACCCGCGCCGCTTCCTGCGCATCCACCGCTCCACCATCGTGAACCTGGACCGGGTGAAGGAGGTGCGCCCCTGGTTCGCCGGCGACTGCATCGTGGTGCTGAACGACGCCACCGAGTTGCGCCTCTCCCGCCGCTACCGCGACCGCCTGGAGGGGATGGTGGGCGGCACGGCGAGCTAG
- a CDS encoding S41 family peptidase — MSRRRTPARRVDARERRRGLKRALLAALVPPLVVGGFMLQSAVSDGAQLFQEVFARVYALGADQVPEDSLYEMAARGLLRRIGDPYADLYSPEELADFQRESLRNGYGGLGMLVEVVRDTATVMRVYPQTPAEGAGVRVGDRIVEVDGVRVTGVPLDRVTARLLGPEGTTVRVALVRRGEAAPVRIEARRAVVHIPVVPYALMLDDRIGYLPLDRFSESSAEEVYRAVAGLRKAGARAFVLDLRGNGGGSLDQSIRVSNVFVKRGQEVLRVVYRNVPTEVYRAAADPLAPAEPVVVLTDEGTASAAEIVAGALQDHDRAVVVGEPTFGKGLVQDLFPLEGGWALKLTTGKWYTPSGRSIQRERKLLPDGSFAPEDTLPPSDSALAARPVFHSDQGRPVYGGGGITPDVVVRSDTLAGPERALARALSARASATNEVLSELTLELARTARPDFVPGPEWREQLFARLRREGVAVERGQFDAGSGWIDRLLEDRVASLAFGDSASFRRAAARDDQLQAALGLLRGAATQAETFARVPRPVPAPVPATAAARSRG; from the coding sequence ATGAGCCGTCGCAGGACCCCCGCCCGCCGCGTGGACGCGCGGGAGCGCAGGCGCGGCCTGAAGCGCGCGCTGCTGGCGGCGCTGGTGCCGCCGCTGGTGGTGGGCGGCTTCATGCTGCAGAGCGCCGTGAGCGACGGCGCGCAGCTCTTCCAGGAGGTCTTCGCGCGCGTGTACGCGCTGGGCGCCGACCAGGTGCCCGAGGACAGCCTGTACGAGATGGCGGCGCGCGGGCTGCTGCGCCGCATCGGCGACCCGTACGCGGACCTCTACTCGCCCGAGGAGCTGGCCGACTTCCAGCGCGAGAGCCTGCGCAACGGCTACGGCGGGCTGGGGATGCTGGTGGAGGTGGTGCGCGACACCGCCACGGTGATGCGCGTCTATCCGCAGACGCCCGCCGAGGGCGCGGGGGTGCGGGTGGGCGACCGCATCGTGGAGGTGGACGGGGTGCGGGTGACGGGGGTGCCGCTGGACCGGGTGACGGCGCGGCTGCTGGGGCCGGAGGGGACCACCGTGCGCGTGGCGCTGGTGCGCCGCGGCGAGGCCGCGCCGGTGCGCATCGAGGCGCGCCGGGCGGTGGTGCACATCCCCGTGGTCCCCTACGCGCTGATGCTGGACGACCGCATCGGCTACCTGCCGCTGGACCGCTTCAGCGAGAGCTCGGCCGAGGAGGTGTACCGGGCGGTGGCGGGGCTCCGCAAGGCGGGGGCGCGGGCGTTCGTCCTGGACCTGCGCGGCAACGGCGGCGGGAGCCTGGACCAGTCGATCCGCGTCAGCAACGTGTTCGTGAAGCGGGGGCAGGAGGTGCTGCGGGTGGTCTACCGCAACGTCCCCACCGAGGTGTACCGCGCGGCCGCCGACCCGCTGGCGCCGGCCGAGCCGGTGGTGGTGCTCACCGACGAGGGGACGGCGTCGGCGGCGGAGATCGTGGCGGGGGCGCTGCAGGACCACGACCGCGCGGTGGTCGTCGGCGAGCCGACCTTCGGTAAGGGGCTGGTGCAGGACCTCTTCCCGCTGGAGGGCGGGTGGGCGCTCAAGCTGACCACGGGGAAGTGGTACACGCCCAGCGGCCGCTCCATCCAGCGCGAGCGCAAGCTGCTCCCCGACGGCTCCTTCGCGCCCGAGGACACGCTGCCGCCCTCGGACTCGGCGCTGGCGGCGCGGCCGGTGTTCCACTCCGACCAGGGGCGGCCCGTGTACGGCGGCGGGGGGATCACCCCGGACGTGGTGGTGCGCTCCGACACGCTGGCGGGGCCCGAGCGCGCGCTGGCGCGGGCGCTCTCGGCGCGGGCGTCGGCGACGAACGAGGTGCTCTCGGAGCTCACGCTGGAGCTGGCGAGGACGGCCCGGCCGGACTTCGTGCCGGGGCCGGAGTGGCGCGAGCAGCTCTTCGCGCGGCTGCGCAGGGAAGGCGTGGCGGTGGAGCGGGGGCAGTTCGACGCGGGATCCGGGTGGATCGACCGGCTGCTGGAGGACCGCGTGGCCTCGCTGGCGTTCGGCGACTCGGCCAGCTTCCGCCGGGCGGCGGCGCGCGACGACCAGCTGCAGGCGGCGCTCGGGCTGCTGCGCGGGGCCGCCACCCAGGCGGAGACCTTCGCGCGGGTGCCGCGGCCGGTGCCGGCGCCGGTCCCCGCGACGGCGGCGGCGCGCAGCCGGGGCTGA
- a CDS encoding nuclear transport factor 2 family protein: protein MKRISLAVLAVLALAPAAPLRAQQTTGAAAEAEVAATIRRLFDGMRAGDSTVVRSVMHPTARLMTTGVRPDGQTGVRVDSIEAFVRTVGTPHDVVYDERIDGLEVRVDGPLATAWMRYTFYAGDRLSHCGVNAFQLFRAADGWKVIQVTDTRRREGCPELPPTRGR from the coding sequence ATGAAGCGCATCTCCCTGGCCGTTCTCGCCGTCCTGGCGCTCGCGCCCGCGGCCCCGCTCCGCGCCCAGCAGACCACCGGCGCCGCGGCCGAGGCCGAAGTCGCGGCCACGATCCGCCGCCTCTTCGACGGGATGCGCGCGGGCGACAGCACCGTGGTCCGCTCCGTCATGCACCCCACGGCGCGGCTGATGACGACGGGCGTGCGCCCCGACGGGCAGACGGGGGTGCGCGTGGACTCGATCGAGGCCTTCGTGCGCACGGTGGGCACGCCGCACGACGTGGTGTACGACGAGCGTATCGACGGGCTGGAGGTGCGGGTGGACGGCCCGCTGGCCACGGCGTGGATGCGCTACACCTTTTACGCGGGCGACCGCCTGTCGCACTGCGGGGTGAACGCCTTCCAGCTCTTCCGCGCCGCGGACGGGTGGAAGGTGATCCAGGTGACCGACACGCGCCGGCGCGAGGGGTGCCCGGAGCTGCCGCCGACCCGGGGCCGGTGA
- the ctaD gene encoding cytochrome c oxidase subunit I, with protein sequence MNPPPSGVAEERKAQPPAGLLGERETAELDRVWRRKPGVAGWLFTTNHKAIAARYVVTTFVFLVLGGIEALLMRIQLARPENGFIGPDQYDQLFSTHGTTMMFLFAVPVMEAMALYFVPLMLGTRNVSFPRLNAFGYWVFLIGGVFLYVSLLTNSGPDNGWFNYVPLSGPEYAPGKRSDIWAQTITFTEIAALVAAIELTVTIFKMRAPGMSLNRIPLFVWSMLVTSFMVLFAMPTVASGSMMLAMDRMIGVGTHFFNPAEGGDALLWQHLFWFFGHPEVYIIFIPATGMVSAMLPAFTRREVFGYTAIVLSLVANGFVGFGLWVHHMFATPIFQMGQSFFTAASIMIAIPSGVQIFCWIATLWAGRPRFDTPLLFILGFIFLFVIGGVTGVMLASIPFDLQAHDTFFVVAHFHYVLIGGALFPLWAAFYYWFPKFTGRLMDERMGKVNFWLFFVGVNLTFFPMHFLGLMGMPRRVYTYLAGTGWGDLNLLATVGAFTIALSALVFVANVLKSLRGGTPAGDDPWGADSLEWATSSPPPSYNFLHIPVVQGRSPLWQQTADAPVVTGLRTDRREVLITSTMDADPEARHPLPGDTPWPFFAALATGALLIALVFTPWGAVLGTVLLFPFLVLWGLPPKRTEDPKG encoded by the coding sequence ATGAACCCACCGCCGAGCGGGGTGGCCGAGGAAAGGAAGGCGCAGCCGCCCGCGGGGCTCCTGGGCGAGCGGGAGACCGCCGAGCTGGACCGCGTCTGGCGCCGCAAGCCGGGGGTGGCGGGGTGGCTCTTCACCACCAACCACAAGGCGATCGCCGCGCGCTACGTCGTCACCACCTTCGTCTTCCTGGTGCTCGGCGGGATCGAGGCGCTCCTGATGCGCATCCAGCTCGCGCGCCCGGAGAACGGCTTCATCGGCCCCGACCAGTACGACCAGCTCTTCAGCACGCACGGCACCACCATGATGTTCCTCTTCGCCGTGCCCGTGATGGAGGCCATGGCGCTGTACTTCGTGCCGCTGATGCTCGGCACCCGCAACGTGAGCTTCCCGCGGCTGAACGCCTTCGGGTACTGGGTGTTCCTGATCGGGGGGGTCTTCCTCTACGTCAGCCTGCTGACCAACTCGGGCCCGGACAACGGCTGGTTCAACTACGTGCCGCTGTCGGGCCCCGAGTACGCGCCGGGGAAGCGCTCCGACATCTGGGCGCAGACCATCACCTTCACCGAGATCGCGGCGCTGGTGGCGGCCATCGAGCTGACCGTCACCATCTTCAAGATGCGCGCGCCCGGGATGTCGCTGAACCGCATCCCGCTCTTCGTGTGGTCGATGCTGGTCACCAGCTTCATGGTGCTCTTCGCCATGCCCACGGTGGCGTCGGGGAGCATGATGCTGGCGATGGACCGCATGATCGGCGTGGGCACGCACTTCTTCAACCCGGCCGAAGGGGGCGACGCGCTCCTCTGGCAGCACCTCTTCTGGTTCTTCGGGCACCCCGAGGTCTACATCATCTTCATCCCCGCCACGGGGATGGTCTCGGCCATGCTGCCGGCCTTCACGCGGCGCGAGGTGTTCGGCTACACGGCCATCGTGCTGTCGCTGGTGGCCAACGGCTTCGTGGGGTTCGGGCTGTGGGTGCACCACATGTTCGCCACCCCGATCTTCCAGATGGGGCAGAGCTTCTTCACCGCCGCCAGCATCATGATCGCCATCCCCAGCGGGGTGCAGATCTTCTGCTGGATCGCCACGCTCTGGGCGGGCCGCCCCCGGTTCGACACGCCGCTGCTCTTCATCCTGGGCTTCATCTTCCTCTTCGTGATCGGCGGGGTCACGGGGGTGATGCTGGCGTCGATCCCCTTCGACCTGCAGGCGCACGACACCTTCTTCGTGGTGGCCCACTTCCACTACGTGCTGATCGGGGGGGCGCTCTTCCCGCTCTGGGCCGCGTTCTACTACTGGTTCCCCAAGTTCACCGGCCGGCTGATGGACGAGCGGATGGGGAAGGTGAACTTCTGGCTCTTCTTCGTCGGCGTGAACCTCACCTTCTTCCCCATGCACTTCCTGGGGCTGATGGGGATGCCGCGCCGGGTCTACACCTACCTCGCGGGCACCGGCTGGGGCGACCTGAACCTGCTGGCCACGGTGGGCGCCTTCACCATCGCGCTGAGCGCGCTCGTCTTCGTGGCCAACGTGCTGAAGAGCCTGCGCGGCGGCACCCCGGCGGGCGACGACCCGTGGGGCGCCGACTCGCTGGAGTGGGCCACCAGCTCGCCGCCGCCGTCCTACAACTTCCTGCACATCCCCGTGGTGCAGGGGCGCTCGCCGCTCTGGCAGCAGACGGCGGACGCGCCGGTGGTGACGGGGCTCAGGACGGACCGGCGCGAGGTGCTGATCACCAGCACCATGGACGCCGACCCCGAGGCCCGCCACCCGCTGCCGGGCGACACGCCGTGGCCTTTCTTCGCGGCGCTGGCCACGGGGGCGCTCCTGATCGCGCTGGTCTTCACCCCCTGGGGCGCGGTGCTGGGGACCGTGCTGCTCTTCCCCTTCCTGGTGCTCTGGGGCCTGCCGCCGAAGCGCACGGAGGATCCCAAGGGATGA
- a CDS encoding histidine kinase has translation METSEAGAGGRWKRIRGDLLLGLAFWSAVDLFFFSRLYVQIGVAEKPPFTARQIFGPHLLETVADVALWTLYTPLILHLALRFRLGRRLLPWAVHLGASLPLAVVSSLVGWVVVTATWPVPDPALARWLASTVHNNVQVYWMAVVAALALDYWRRARERELRASQLETQLARAHLQALEMQLQPHFLFNTLNSISELVHEDPHAADRTITRLGDLLRMSIDRQAGQEVPLARELEFVGAYLEIERTRFHDRLTVETRVDPGALDALVPSLILQPLVENAIRHGVAPRARPARIVLGAERDGDVLRLTVADDGRGLPPRVRERVGLGNTRTRLTQLYGDRHRFEVAAAPGGGTLATVEVPYRRAADAPAREAPRLVEAR, from the coding sequence GTGGAGACGAGCGAGGCGGGCGCGGGAGGAAGGTGGAAGCGGATCCGGGGCGACCTGCTGCTGGGGCTCGCCTTCTGGAGCGCCGTGGACCTCTTCTTCTTCTCGCGCCTCTACGTGCAGATCGGCGTGGCCGAGAAGCCGCCCTTCACCGCGCGCCAGATCTTCGGGCCCCACCTGCTGGAGACCGTGGCCGACGTGGCGCTGTGGACCCTCTACACCCCGCTCATCCTCCACCTGGCGCTGCGCTTCCGCCTGGGCCGCCGCCTCCTCCCCTGGGCGGTGCACCTGGGGGCCTCGCTCCCGCTGGCGGTGGTGAGCAGCCTGGTGGGGTGGGTGGTGGTCACCGCCACCTGGCCCGTGCCCGACCCGGCGCTCGCGCGCTGGCTCGCCTCGACGGTGCACAACAACGTGCAGGTGTACTGGATGGCCGTGGTGGCCGCCCTGGCGCTCGACTACTGGCGCCGCGCCCGCGAGCGCGAGCTCAGGGCCTCGCAGCTCGAGACGCAGCTGGCCCGCGCGCACCTGCAGGCGCTGGAGATGCAGCTGCAGCCGCACTTCCTCTTCAACACCCTCAACTCCATCTCCGAGCTGGTGCACGAAGACCCGCACGCCGCCGACCGCACCATCACGCGGCTCGGCGACCTGCTGCGCATGAGCATCGACCGCCAGGCCGGGCAGGAGGTGCCGCTCGCGCGCGAGCTGGAGTTCGTGGGCGCCTACCTGGAGATCGAGCGCACGCGCTTCCACGACCGGCTCACCGTGGAGACGCGCGTGGACCCCGGCGCGCTCGACGCGCTGGTCCCCTCGCTCATCCTGCAGCCGCTGGTGGAGAACGCCATCCGCCACGGCGTGGCGCCCCGCGCCCGCCCGGCGCGCATCGTCCTGGGCGCCGAGAGGGACGGCGACGTGCTGCGCCTCACCGTGGCCGACGACGGGCGCGGGCTCCCCCCGCGGGTGCGCGAGCGGGTGGGGCTCGGCAACACGCGCACGCGGCTCACGCAGCTCTACGGAGACCGGCACCGCTTCGAGGTGGCCGCCGCGCCGGGCGGGGGTACGCTGGCCACGGTCGAGGTCCCCTACCGCCGCGCCGCGGACGCGCCCGCGCGCGAGGCGCCGCGCCTGGTGGAGGCCCGGTGA
- a CDS encoding M28 family peptidase, with translation MKIHAGSTGALALALLAGPALAQAPEHPLKHPPRPTSAAITAADAMTHVYVLADDSMMGRESGTRGNVMGTDYIARQARRIGLEPAGEGGTFFQTIPLVRRGADRSAVLTVDGQRLAFGTDFVLIPSVPGAFTFGERLAASGTQVVYGGRIGDPGMISPEQAAGKLVVFAAPAGPDGRPSWRFWTAAPLGRYATAAGVAIASMDVTPPPVLGFFTEPQLMLSQAGHQQPQAPAAPAAVLVTAAAAEKLLGAPLAGLQPGAAGKAVSGTVAFTETPAEHPARNVVAVLRGSDPRLRGQYVAIGSHNDHDGVAPGALDHDSLRAFNRVLRPTGADQQPDSATAAKAAEVQRVLQGLRAERPARRDSIFNGADDDASGTAAMLEIAEYLAANRPKRSVLFVWHTAEEKGLLGSEWFTEHPTVPRDSIVAQLNIDMVGRGRADDLQGGGAGYVQLVGSRRLSTQLGDLIEQVNTSASHGFTFDYSWDANGHPANIYCRSDHYNYARWGIPVTFFTTGGHFDYHMLTDEPQYLDYEKLAKVSRLIADVAKAVGDRPERLVVDKPKPDPYGQCRQ, from the coding sequence GTGAAGATCCACGCAGGTTCCACCGGCGCGCTGGCGCTCGCGCTGCTCGCGGGGCCGGCGCTCGCGCAGGCGCCGGAGCATCCGCTCAAGCACCCGCCGCGGCCCACCTCGGCGGCCATCACCGCGGCCGACGCGATGACGCACGTGTACGTGCTGGCCGACGACTCGATGATGGGGCGCGAGTCGGGCACGCGCGGCAACGTGATGGGCACCGACTACATCGCCCGCCAGGCGCGGCGCATCGGCCTGGAGCCGGCCGGCGAGGGCGGCACCTTCTTCCAGACCATCCCCCTGGTGCGCCGCGGGGCGGACCGGAGCGCCGTGCTCACCGTGGACGGGCAGCGCCTGGCGTTCGGGACGGACTTCGTGCTGATCCCCTCGGTGCCCGGCGCCTTCACCTTCGGCGAGCGGCTGGCGGCCAGCGGCACGCAGGTGGTCTACGGCGGCCGCATCGGCGACCCCGGCATGATCTCGCCCGAGCAGGCGGCGGGGAAGCTGGTGGTGTTCGCGGCGCCGGCGGGGCCGGACGGGCGCCCGAGCTGGCGCTTCTGGACGGCGGCGCCGCTGGGGCGCTACGCCACGGCGGCCGGGGTGGCGATCGCGTCGATGGACGTGACGCCGCCGCCGGTGCTGGGCTTCTTCACCGAGCCGCAGCTCATGCTCTCGCAGGCGGGCCACCAGCAGCCGCAGGCGCCGGCCGCGCCGGCGGCGGTCCTGGTGACCGCCGCGGCGGCCGAGAAGCTGCTGGGCGCGCCGCTGGCGGGCCTGCAGCCGGGCGCGGCGGGGAAGGCGGTGAGCGGCACGGTGGCGTTCACCGAGACGCCGGCCGAGCACCCGGCGCGCAACGTGGTGGCCGTCCTGCGCGGGAGCGACCCGCGGCTGCGCGGCCAGTACGTGGCCATCGGCTCGCACAACGACCACGACGGCGTGGCCCCGGGCGCGCTGGACCACGACTCCCTCCGCGCGTTCAACCGCGTGCTGCGCCCCACCGGCGCCGACCAGCAGCCCGACAGCGCCACGGCGGCCAAGGCGGCCGAGGTGCAGCGGGTGCTCCAGGGGCTGCGCGCCGAGCGCCCCGCCCGGCGCGACTCGATCTTCAACGGCGCCGACGACGACGCGAGCGGGACGGCGGCGATGCTGGAGATCGCGGAGTACCTGGCGGCCAACCGGCCGAAGCGCTCGGTGCTCTTCGTGTGGCACACGGCCGAGGAGAAGGGGCTGCTGGGCTCGGAGTGGTTCACCGAGCACCCCACGGTGCCGCGCGACTCGATCGTGGCGCAGCTCAACATCGACATGGTGGGCCGCGGCCGCGCCGACGACCTGCAGGGCGGCGGCGCCGGCTACGTGCAGCTGGTGGGCTCGCGCCGGCTCTCGACGCAGCTGGGCGACCTGATCGAGCAGGTGAACACGTCGGCCAGCCACGGCTTCACCTTCGACTACTCGTGGGACGCCAACGGGCACCCGGCCAACATCTACTGCCGCAGCGACCACTACAACTACGCGCGGTGGGGGATCCCGGTGACCTTCTTCACCACGGGCGGCCACTTCGACTACCACATGCTCACCGACGAGCCGCAGTACCTCGACTACGAGAAGCTGGCCAAGGTGAGCCGCCTGATCGCCGACGTGGCGAAGGCGGTGGGCGACCGGCCGGAGCGGCTGGTGGTGGACAAGCCGAAGCCGGACCCGTACGGGCAGTGCCGGCAGTAG
- a CDS encoding dimethylsulfonioproprionate lyase family protein, which yields MSEARRRVTAAEALATLPGPGGERFTTQLEHGSLVVEVYAPRGTDPQQPHTRDEVYVVISGTGWFVNGADRHVFGPGDVLFVPAGVVHRFEDFSDDFATWVFFYGPEGGERPGEGRTS from the coding sequence GTGAGCGAAGCGCGGCGCCGCGTCACCGCGGCCGAGGCGCTGGCCACGCTGCCCGGGCCGGGCGGCGAGCGCTTCACCACGCAGCTCGAGCACGGCTCGCTGGTGGTGGAGGTGTACGCGCCGCGCGGGACGGACCCGCAGCAGCCGCACACGCGCGACGAGGTGTACGTGGTGATCTCCGGGACGGGGTGGTTCGTCAACGGCGCCGACCGGCACGTCTTCGGGCCCGGCGACGTGCTCTTCGTCCCGGCCGGCGTCGTCCACCGCTTCGAGGACTTCTCGGACGACTTCGCCACCTGGGTGTTCTTCTACGGCCCCGAGGGCGGGGAACGGCCCGGCGAGGGCCGAACCTCCTGA
- a CDS encoding c-type cytochrome — protein MRRTVGGAWAVARGAALAGIVALVLAGCEDYRSRDAVRLTGGNPQKGRELIGRYGCDACHTIPGVPGARGRVGPPLAGVASRMYIAGVLQNTPPNLERWIKDPPGIDSATAMPNLRVTDADARDIAAYLYTLR, from the coding sequence ATGCGCAGAACGGTCGGCGGGGCGTGGGCGGTGGCGCGCGGGGCGGCGCTGGCGGGGATCGTCGCGCTGGTGCTCGCGGGGTGCGAGGACTACCGCTCGCGCGACGCGGTGCGGCTCACGGGCGGCAACCCGCAGAAGGGGCGGGAGCTGATCGGCCGCTACGGGTGCGACGCCTGCCACACCATCCCCGGCGTCCCCGGCGCGCGCGGGCGGGTGGGGCCGCCGCTGGCCGGCGTGGCGAGCCGCATGTACATCGCCGGCGTGCTGCAGAACACGCCGCCCAACCTGGAGCGCTGGATCAAGGACCCGCCCGGCATCGACAGCGCCACCGCGATGCCCAACCTCCGCGTCACCGACGCCGACGCGCGCGACATCGCGGCGTACCTTTACACGCTGAGGTAA